In Luteibacter mycovicinus, a genomic segment contains:
- a CDS encoding lysophospholipid acyltransferase family protein, with product MLSIDQTLQERLPWLAQHPLIRKPLVGMLEKLAHETRFNKTLDHAGAALGFDFCERTLDYLGVSCRITERERENIPVEGPLIVVANHPLGMVDAIALLQMIGSVRRDVRILGNDVLAAVPQLGPLLLPVDVFGKGSASRMRNVFRAIQAGEVLVMFPAGEVSRVGPSGVRDGKWSDGFARIAMKSGVPVLPVHIAARNSVAFYGLSMLAKPLSTAMLPREATSGHQRVTFRIGKLVDADELKQVSGGSAEQAAKLMRRHVYRVGRGRDLVFGGQTPLAHPEPVERVAAELDKAELLAELADGKRILLLQGSPDSYALREIGRLRELTFRRVGEGTGKRRDLDAYDPYYEHLVLWDAKALRIVGAYRFGHGGRLIAERGMTSLYTSSLFDYSPALESRLAQGLELGRSFIAPAYWRSRALDQLWQGIGLYLQRHADVRYLFGPVSMSVSMPREAREWIAAAHQHFFGVQGLAAARQPFVIPQSTIESVRAELEGLDPVSGLGRLKHRLDALGVTLPVLYRQYVDLVEPTGVQFLAFGEDPDFAGCVDGLVMLDLASLKPAKRSRYLGKG from the coding sequence ATGCTGAGCATCGATCAGACCCTCCAGGAACGTCTGCCCTGGCTGGCCCAGCACCCGCTTATCCGCAAGCCGCTCGTCGGCATGCTGGAAAAGCTGGCGCACGAGACCCGCTTCAACAAGACGCTGGATCACGCCGGCGCCGCCCTGGGCTTCGACTTCTGCGAACGCACCCTCGACTATCTCGGGGTCAGCTGTCGCATCACGGAGCGAGAGCGCGAGAACATTCCGGTCGAAGGCCCGCTGATCGTCGTCGCCAACCATCCGCTGGGCATGGTCGACGCGATCGCGCTGCTGCAGATGATCGGCTCGGTGCGCCGCGATGTCCGCATTCTCGGCAACGACGTACTGGCTGCCGTACCGCAGCTGGGCCCGCTGCTGCTGCCGGTCGACGTCTTCGGCAAGGGCTCGGCGTCGCGCATGCGCAACGTCTTCCGCGCCATCCAGGCCGGCGAAGTGCTGGTCATGTTCCCGGCGGGCGAAGTGTCGCGTGTCGGTCCCTCCGGCGTGCGTGACGGCAAATGGTCGGATGGCTTCGCGCGCATCGCGATGAAGTCCGGCGTGCCCGTGCTGCCGGTGCACATCGCCGCGCGCAACTCCGTCGCTTTCTACGGCCTGTCGATGCTGGCCAAGCCGCTGAGCACCGCCATGCTTCCGCGCGAAGCCACGTCGGGCCACCAGCGCGTGACCTTCCGCATCGGCAAGCTGGTCGATGCCGACGAACTCAAGCAGGTCAGTGGTGGGTCGGCCGAGCAGGCCGCCAAACTCATGCGCCGCCACGTTTACCGTGTCGGCCGCGGCCGCGATCTGGTCTTCGGCGGGCAGACCCCGCTGGCGCATCCGGAGCCCGTCGAGCGCGTCGCGGCGGAGCTGGACAAGGCCGAACTGCTGGCCGAGCTGGCGGATGGCAAACGCATCCTGCTGCTGCAAGGTTCGCCCGACAGTTACGCGCTGCGCGAGATCGGGCGCCTGCGTGAGCTCACCTTCCGTCGCGTGGGCGAGGGCACCGGCAAGCGCCGTGACCTCGATGCCTACGATCCGTACTACGAGCACCTGGTGTTGTGGGACGCCAAGGCGTTGCGCATCGTGGGTGCGTATCGCTTCGGTCACGGCGGTCGCCTGATCGCCGAGCGCGGCATGACCTCGCTCTATACGTCGAGCCTGTTCGATTACTCTCCGGCGCTGGAATCGCGTCTGGCGCAGGGCCTCGAGCTTGGCCGCAGCTTCATCGCTCCCGCTTACTGGCGCTCACGTGCGCTGGATCAGCTGTGGCAGGGCATCGGCCTGTACCTGCAGCGCCATGCCGACGTGCGTTACCTGTTCGGTCCGGTGAGCATGTCGGTCAGCATGCCGCGCGAGGCGCGTGAGTGGATCGCTGCCGCCCACCAGCATTTCTTCGGTGTGCAGGGGCTCGCGGCGGCCCGCCAGCCGTTCGTGATCCCGCAGTCCACCATCGAGTCGGTGCGCGCGGAGCTCGAGGGACTGGATCCGGTGAGCGGCCTGGGCCGCCTCAAGCATCGCCTCGATGCCCTGGGTGTCACCTTGCCGGTGCTCTACCGTCAGTACGTCGATCTGGTGGAGCCGACGGGCGTGCAGTTCCTCGCCTTCGGTGAGGACCCGGACTTCGCCGGTTGCGTGGATGGACTCGTGATGCTGGATCTGGCGTCGCTGAAGCCGGCGAAGCGGTCGAGGTATCTGGGGAAGGGCTGA
- a CDS encoding TonB-dependent receptor, translated as MTRNSLSAAIALTLLVATGAASAQDAQSTQASSTQSQRATATSTSNTSNDNATRRASQAMEAVQVKADSLSLGGGLMSIQDAPKAVSTVSRDAIIQAAPGVNFTQAIDSIPGVVSSTDDYTGLNDGNASVRGFGLDEVGVTVNGAPINDSGNYKIYASEYGDAENMGDVTVQQGFPDNSTPISGAAGGSIAWVTVDPSHTAGLDVAQSGGSNSYHRTFIRLNTGDIGPVRSWLSYSDNETNLWRGRGKSKVTKVDEKSVWRIDDKNSVTFSVQYNREVKTNYESLTKAQAAADYKQSYLGTYTPGSTSSNYYALHQNPFRNYLASLDGEFTLSDNLRLSVVPYFQYGLGGGGSGSTFTENPLATGNYYKSVPYDLNGDGKISGTQLVNSYSYSTTYRPGIIAKFNQDLSDSNSLEYGVWAERPRQSQGQVFVPVDYATGVPIDTWAEKGSRIKYPDGSTQKAYSQYTTTTNAKAFVTDNWNPTDKLTLTGSVAYIWSKRDGEVAEFPGSAGAINAAGKVTVTPTNVGYGSSPVDTFHKWTPTAGAKYQLNDENQLYFGIGKTFRAPINGAVLSNSLYGYGTANAGALPNKPESSTSADLGWRYYGERASLSVDAFAANFNNKQVSGYDEVTGLSVYTQLGKVHNRGMSLEGSFKFDENWSVYANYTYLQSRMEDNLDSLGDGIYYTKGKTLLNAPRNAAYVALNYKNGPFWAALNAKYQGAIWGDWSNTEKVGGYTTLNLNAGWDFPDFSTTFRKPFIKINVYNLTNRQALTYASNAGAFLASNPNKIKDANGTTLFTSAPYYSVLQDRTFMVTVGASFF; from the coding sequence ATGACCCGTAACTCACTCTCGGCCGCGATCGCCTTGACCCTTCTTGTGGCCACCGGCGCCGCTTCGGCCCAGGACGCCCAGAGCACCCAGGCCAGCAGCACGCAGAGCCAGCGCGCCACGGCGACCAGCACGTCCAACACCTCCAATGACAACGCTACGCGTCGCGCATCACAGGCGATGGAAGCCGTGCAGGTGAAGGCCGACTCGCTGTCGCTCGGCGGTGGTCTGATGTCGATCCAGGACGCACCGAAGGCCGTGTCCACGGTTTCCCGCGATGCCATCATTCAGGCGGCGCCCGGCGTCAACTTCACCCAGGCCATCGACTCGATCCCGGGCGTCGTGTCGTCCACCGATGACTACACCGGTCTGAACGACGGTAACGCCTCGGTCCGCGGCTTCGGTCTCGACGAGGTGGGCGTCACCGTCAACGGTGCGCCGATCAACGACAGCGGCAACTACAAGATCTACGCCTCGGAGTACGGCGACGCCGAGAACATGGGCGACGTGACCGTGCAGCAGGGTTTTCCGGATAACAGCACCCCTATCTCGGGCGCGGCCGGTGGCTCGATCGCGTGGGTGACGGTCGATCCGTCGCACACGGCGGGTCTGGACGTCGCACAGTCGGGCGGCAGCAACAGCTACCACCGCACCTTCATTCGTCTGAACACCGGTGACATCGGTCCGGTGCGTTCTTGGTTGTCGTACTCGGACAACGAGACCAACCTGTGGCGCGGCCGCGGTAAGTCGAAGGTGACCAAGGTCGACGAGAAGTCGGTCTGGCGCATCGACGACAAGAACTCGGTGACCTTCTCGGTGCAGTACAACCGCGAAGTGAAGACCAACTACGAGTCGCTGACCAAGGCACAGGCGGCTGCTGACTATAAGCAGAGCTACCTCGGCACTTACACGCCGGGCAGCACCAGCAGCAACTACTACGCGCTTCACCAGAACCCGTTCCGTAACTACCTGGCCAGCCTGGACGGAGAGTTCACCCTGTCCGACAACCTGCGCCTGTCCGTGGTCCCGTACTTCCAGTACGGCCTGGGCGGCGGCGGTTCCGGCTCCACGTTCACCGAGAACCCGCTCGCCACCGGTAACTACTACAAGTCGGTGCCGTACGACCTCAACGGCGACGGCAAGATCAGCGGCACGCAGCTGGTCAACTCGTACAGCTACTCGACGACCTACCGTCCGGGCATCATCGCCAAGTTCAATCAGGATCTCTCGGACAGCAACAGCCTGGAATACGGCGTGTGGGCCGAGCGTCCGCGTCAGAGCCAGGGTCAGGTCTTCGTCCCGGTCGACTACGCCACCGGCGTGCCGATCGATACGTGGGCCGAGAAGGGCTCGCGCATCAAGTACCCGGACGGCAGCACGCAGAAGGCGTACAGCCAGTACACGACGACCACCAACGCCAAGGCGTTCGTGACGGACAACTGGAACCCGACCGACAAGCTGACCCTGACCGGCAGCGTGGCGTACATCTGGTCCAAGCGTGATGGCGAAGTGGCGGAATTCCCCGGCTCGGCCGGTGCGATCAATGCCGCCGGCAAGGTCACCGTCACCCCGACCAACGTCGGTTACGGTTCGTCACCGGTGGACACCTTCCACAAGTGGACGCCGACGGCGGGCGCCAAGTACCAGCTCAACGACGAGAACCAGCTGTATTTCGGCATCGGCAAGACCTTCCGTGCGCCGATCAACGGCGCGGTACTGAGCAACTCGCTGTACGGCTATGGCACGGCCAACGCCGGCGCGTTGCCGAACAAGCCGGAGTCGTCGACCAGCGCCGACCTCGGCTGGCGTTATTACGGTGAGCGCGCGTCGCTCAGCGTCGACGCGTTCGCGGCCAACTTCAACAACAAGCAGGTGTCGGGCTACGACGAGGTCACCGGCCTCAGCGTTTACACGCAGCTGGGCAAGGTGCACAACCGCGGCATGAGCCTCGAGGGTAGCTTCAAGTTCGACGAAAACTGGTCGGTGTACGCCAACTACACCTACCTGCAGTCGCGCATGGAAGACAACCTCGACTCGCTGGGCGACGGCATCTATTACACCAAGGGCAAGACCCTGCTGAATGCTCCGCGCAATGCGGCCTACGTCGCGCTGAACTACAAGAACGGCCCGTTCTGGGCTGCGCTGAACGCGAAGTACCAGGGCGCGATCTGGGGTGACTGGTCGAACACCGAGAAAGTCGGCGGTTACACCACGCTCAACCTCAACGCGGGCTGGGATTTCCCGGATTTCTCGACCACGTTCCGCAAGCCCTTCATCAAGATCAACGTGTACAACCTGACCAACCGTCAGGCGCTCACGTATGCCAGCAACGCCGGCGCCTTCCTCGCCAGCAACCCCAACAAGATCAAGGACGCGAACGGCACCACGCTGTTCACCTCGGCGCCGTACTACTCGGTGCTGCAGGACCGCACGTTCATGGTCACGGTCGGCGCTTCGTTCTTCTGA
- a CDS encoding TonB-dependent receptor: MNSRIRAKLLPLAIASLFAAPAFAQETSSTISGRVLDAAGQPVANATVVIVHEPSGTTKTTTTDASGRYSAQGLRVGGPFDVTATKDGTPSARQDNVYLQLGSDTSVNLSAGAAANAADATALDAVTVSAVSGQFSSENKGLGTNISQQQLKNTPSPSRNIADIARLDPRVNVDHGTGAISANGQNTRLNSIKVDGLGVGDPFGLNSTGMPTVGSPVSMDTIDSFNISTANYDVGSDTIGAEINAVTKSGTNDFHGSAYYGFKNASSMVGEAGWLDRGKDYTEFDRNWTAGATVGGPIIKDKLFFFAGYEKEEVTGLSSGAVTGLDPTLTGFSTANKISQTDLDRTIAAATGRGLSPGTTGANAGTLTDKRYIAKIDWNITDGHRMNLAYSRTKEVKPNPQGNSTNSVGLSSYWYTVNTDIKNYTLQSFDDWNDVFSSEAKVGYSDYSLNRSVDQQQPMVQVRLNQGVGTSGPSVYLGEDQFSHYNSASVKTLNAMWAGTLYLGDHTIKGGFEWERNRIYNLFGRTEFGSYLYDGYANLAAGRYTNYSLYQPAPGYSLNDIAAQWELRRNTFFLQDTWQASDNLSVQFGVRVNKYLTDDKPLYNATFASKYGFSNASTINGSQLVEPRLSFNYTFDSEYKTQLRGGVGLFQSDPPTVWMTNPYQNNGINIVTYSYNRQGNNCTLGNGPAIPCPAFSANPLAQNTSGAGTVPQMAVDTVDKDFQLPSVWKSSLAFDRELPWDGIIASIEWQHLDTRDGIFYQNLNIGNPTGILPDGRNTYFGCIGGAQAVGGATGRNCAAFPAGAPSAGSTTNTARSRSDNRFAQAVTYLTNTSKGKADSVTLSFSKAMENGWAWSVSATGGHATEVNPGTSSQASSNYSNNAWTNPNEDIASTSNTNIGKRLNASLTWQHKFFGDYATTISAFYDGHDGVPYSWVFSNDANGDSYSRDLAYIPNRGDVILRNAAGTAGASQQLQDQFYQYIQDDNYLRKRQGKIAGRNATKAAWVNQIDLGISQEIPGIFKGNKGEIRLDVYNFLNLVNKDWGQQSYVGFPYTRNFAAFGGVDPATGKYIYNLPTDANGNYQPGTKAVYDAPTDNSATKVNPVSRWSAMLTVRYTF, from the coding sequence ATGAATAGCCGAATCCGCGCCAAACTCCTGCCGCTGGCGATCGCCTCGCTCTTCGCGGCACCTGCATTTGCGCAGGAAACGTCCTCCACGATCAGCGGTCGCGTGCTCGACGCCGCCGGTCAGCCGGTGGCCAACGCTACCGTCGTCATCGTCCACGAGCCGTCGGGCACGACGAAGACGACCACCACGGACGCCAGCGGCCGTTATTCGGCCCAGGGTCTGCGCGTCGGCGGCCCGTTCGACGTCACCGCCACCAAGGACGGCACGCCGTCGGCCCGCCAGGACAACGTCTACCTGCAGCTGGGTTCGGACACCTCGGTCAACCTTAGCGCCGGCGCCGCCGCCAACGCGGCTGACGCGACCGCGCTGGATGCGGTCACCGTGTCGGCCGTGTCGGGCCAGTTCTCTTCGGAGAACAAGGGTCTGGGCACGAACATCTCGCAGCAGCAGCTGAAGAACACCCCGTCGCCGAGCCGCAACATCGCGGACATCGCGCGTCTCGATCCGCGCGTCAATGTCGACCACGGCACCGGCGCGATCTCGGCCAACGGCCAGAACACCCGTCTGAACTCGATCAAGGTCGACGGTCTGGGCGTCGGCGACCCGTTCGGTCTGAACTCCACCGGCATGCCGACCGTCGGCTCGCCGGTGTCGATGGACACGATCGACTCGTTCAACATCTCCACCGCCAACTATGACGTCGGCTCCGACACCATCGGTGCGGAAATCAACGCCGTCACCAAGTCGGGTACCAACGACTTCCACGGTTCGGCGTACTACGGCTTCAAGAACGCGAGCAGCATGGTCGGCGAAGCCGGCTGGCTCGACCGCGGCAAGGACTACACCGAGTTCGACCGCAACTGGACGGCGGGTGCCACCGTCGGCGGTCCGATCATCAAGGACAAGCTCTTCTTCTTCGCCGGTTATGAGAAGGAAGAAGTCACGGGCCTCAGCTCGGGCGCCGTCACCGGCCTCGACCCGACGCTGACCGGCTTTTCCACGGCCAACAAGATCTCGCAGACGGATCTCGACCGCACCATCGCCGCCGCCACCGGTCGTGGTCTTTCGCCCGGCACGACCGGCGCGAACGCCGGTACCCTGACCGACAAGCGTTACATCGCCAAGATCGACTGGAACATCACTGACGGTCACCGCATGAACCTTGCGTACTCGCGTACCAAGGAAGTCAAGCCCAATCCGCAGGGCAACTCGACCAACAGCGTCGGTCTCTCGAGCTACTGGTACACCGTCAATACCGACATCAAGAATTACACGCTGCAGTCGTTCGACGACTGGAACGACGTGTTCTCGTCGGAGGCCAAGGTCGGCTACAGCGATTACTCGCTGAACCGTTCGGTCGATCAGCAGCAGCCGATGGTCCAGGTTCGCCTGAATCAGGGCGTCGGCACGTCGGGTCCGTCGGTCTACCTCGGCGAAGACCAGTTCAGCCACTACAACTCGGCGTCGGTGAAGACGCTGAACGCCATGTGGGCGGGCACCCTGTACCTCGGCGACCACACGATCAAGGGTGGTTTCGAGTGGGAACGTAACCGTATCTACAACCTGTTCGGTCGTACCGAGTTCGGTTCGTACCTCTACGACGGTTACGCCAACCTCGCCGCCGGTCGCTACACCAACTATTCGCTGTACCAGCCGGCGCCGGGCTATTCGCTCAACGACATCGCGGCTCAGTGGGAACTGCGTCGCAACACGTTCTTCCTGCAGGATACCTGGCAGGCGAGCGACAACCTCTCGGTGCAGTTCGGTGTGCGCGTCAACAAGTACCTGACCGACGACAAGCCGCTCTACAACGCGACGTTCGCGTCGAAGTACGGCTTCAGCAATGCCAGCACCATCAATGGCAGCCAGCTCGTCGAGCCGCGTCTGTCGTTCAACTACACCTTCGACAGCGAATACAAGACTCAGCTGCGCGGTGGCGTCGGCCTGTTCCAGTCCGATCCGCCGACCGTGTGGATGACCAACCCGTACCAGAACAACGGTATCAACATCGTTACCTACTCGTACAACCGTCAGGGTAACAACTGCACGCTCGGCAATGGCCCAGCCATTCCCTGCCCGGCGTTCAGCGCGAATCCGCTCGCTCAGAACACGAGCGGCGCGGGCACGGTTCCGCAGATGGCGGTCGATACCGTCGACAAGGACTTCCAGCTTCCGAGCGTGTGGAAGTCGTCGCTGGCGTTCGATCGTGAACTGCCGTGGGATGGCATCATCGCGAGCATCGAATGGCAGCATCTCGATACGCGCGACGGCATCTTCTATCAGAACCTCAACATCGGTAATCCGACGGGTATCCTGCCGGACGGTCGCAACACGTACTTCGGTTGCATCGGCGGTGCGCAGGCCGTCGGCGGCGCCACCGGCCGTAACTGTGCGGCGTTCCCGGCGGGCGCGCCTTCCGCGGGGAGCACGACCAACACGGCTCGCTCGCGTTCGGACAACCGCTTCGCCCAGGCCGTTACCTACCTGACCAACACCTCGAAGGGCAAGGCGGACTCGGTCACCCTGTCGTTCAGCAAGGCGATGGAGAACGGCTGGGCGTGGAGCGTGTCGGCCACCGGCGGCCACGCCACGGAAGTCAATCCGGGCACCTCCAGCCAGGCCAGCTCGAACTACTCGAACAACGCGTGGACCAACCCGAACGAAGACATCGCGTCGACGTCGAACACCAACATCGGCAAGCGCCTCAACGCGTCGCTGACGTGGCAGCACAAGTTCTTCGGCGACTACGCCACGACCATCAGCGCGTTCTACGACGGTCATGACGGCGTGCCGTACAGCTGGGTGTTCTCGAACGATGCCAACGGCGACAGCTACTCGCGTGACCTGGCCTACATCCCGAACCGTGGCGACGTGATTCTGCGTAACGCGGCCGGCACGGCGGGCGCCTCGCAGCAGCTGCAGGACCAGTTCTACCAGTACATCCAGGACGACAACTACCTGCGTAAGCGTCAGGGCAAGATCGCCGGCCGTAATGCCACCAAGGCCGCCTGGGTCAACCAGATCGACCTCGGCATCAGCCAGGAAATCCCGGGCATCTTCAAGGGCAACAAGGGCGAGATCCGTCTCGACGTCTACAACTTCCTGAACCTGGTTAACAAGGACTGGGGCCAGCAGTCGTACGTCGGCTTCCCGTACACCCGTAACTTCGCGGCCTTCGGCGGCGTGGATCCGGCCACGGGCAAGTACATCTACAACCTGCCGACCGACGCCAACGGCAACTACCAGCCGGGCACGAAGGCGGTGTATGACGCCCCGACCGACAACAGCGCGACCAAGGTCAACCCGGTCTCGCGTTGGTCCGCCATGCTGACCGTCAGGTACACGTTCTAA